A region from the Arvicanthis niloticus isolate mArvNil1 chromosome 29, mArvNil1.pat.X, whole genome shotgun sequence genome encodes:
- the Slc8a2 gene encoding sodium/calcium exchanger 2 isoform X1, whose translation MAPLALVGVALLLGTPHCLGEATPTPSLPPPPANDSDASPGGCQGSYRCQPGVLLPVWEPDDPSLGDKAARAVVYFVAMVYMFLGVSIIADRFMASIEVITSKEKEITITKANGETSVGTVRIWNETVSNLTLMALGSSAPEILLTVIEVCGHNFQAGELGPGTIVGSAAFNMFVVIAVCVYVIPAGESRKIKHLRVFFVTASWSIFAYVWLYLILAVFSPGVVQVWEALLTLIFFPVCVVFAWMADKRLLFYKYVYKRYRTDPRSGIIIGAEGDPPKSIELDGTFVGTEVPGELGALGTGPAEARELDASRREVIQILKDLKQKHPDKDLEQLMGIAKYYALLHQQKSRAFYRIQATRLMTGAGNVLRRHAADAARRPGANDGATDDEDDGASRIFFEPSLYHCLENCGSVLLSVACQGGEGNSTFYVDYRTEDGSAKAGSDYEYSEGTLVFKPGETLKELRIGIIDDDIFEEDEHFFVRLLNLRVGDAQGMFEPDGGGRPKGRLVAPLLATVTILDDDHAGIFSFQDRLLHVSECMGTVDVRVVRSSGARGTVRLPYRTVDGTARGGGVHYEDACGELEFGDDETMKTLQVKIVDDEEYEKKDNFFIELGQPQWLKRGISALLLNQGDGDRKLTAEEEEAQRIAEMGKPVLGENSRLEVIIEESYDFKNTVDKLIKKTNLALVIGTHSWREQFLEAVTVSAGDEEEDEDGSREERLPSCFDYVMHFLTVFWKVLFACVPPTEYCHGWACFGVSILVIGVLTALIGDLASHFGCTVGLKDSVNAVVFVALGTSIPDTFASKVAALQDQCADASIGNVTGSNAVNVFLGLGVAWSVAAVYWAVQGRPFEVRAGTLAFSVTLFTVFAFVGIAVLLYRRRPHIGGELGGPRGPKLATTALFLGLWFLYILFSSLEAYCHIRGF comes from the exons ATGGCTCCCTTGGCTTTGGTGGGGGTTGCCCTCCTTCTGGGCACACCCCACTGCTTGGGGGAAGCCACTCCGACCCCTTCCCTGCCACCTCCCCCAGCTAATGACAGCGATGCCAGCCCAGGCGGCTGCCAAGGTTCCTACCGCTGCCAACCAGGGGTGCTGCTGCCTGTGTGGGAACCCGACGACCCATCACTGGGGGACAAGGCCGCACGGGCCGTGGTGTACTTTGTGGCCATGGTCTACATGTTCCTGGGTGTGTCTATCATTGCCGATCGCTTTATGGCATCCATTGAGGTCATCAcatccaaagagaaagaaatcaccaTTACCAAGGCAAATGGGGAGACCAGCGTGGGCACTGTGCGCATCTGGAATGAGACGGTGTCCAACCTTACACTCATGGCCCTGGGTTCCTCAGCGCCTGAGATTCTGCTGACTGTCATCGAGGTCTGCGGCCACAATTTCCAGGCGGGTGAGCTAGGTCCAGGCACCATCGTGGGCAGTGCCGCCTTCAACATGTTTGTGGtcattgctgtgtgtgtgtatgtcatccCAGCTGGCGAGAGCCGTAAGATCAAGCACCTAAGGGTCTTCTTCGTCACAGCCTCCTGGAGCATCTTTGCCTATGTCTGGCTTTATCTTATTCTGGCAGTTTTCTCCCCAGGCGTGGTCCAG GTGTGGGAGGCACTGCTCACACTGATCTTCTTCCCGGTGTGTGTGGTATTCGCCTGGATGGCGGACAAGCGGCTGCTCTTCTACAAGTACGTGTACAAGCGCTACCGCACCGACCCTCGCAGCGGAATCATCATCGGGGCAGAGGGAGACCCACCCAAAAGCATCGAACTGGATGGCACATTCGTGGGCACTGAGGTCCCAGGCGAGCTGGGTGCATTGGGCACAGGTCCTGCTGAGGCACGTGAGCTGGATGCCAGCCGGCGCGAGGTCATCCAGATTCTTAAGGACTTGAAGCAGAAGCACCCGGACAAGGACCTGGAGCAGCTGATGGGCATCGCCAAGTACTATGCACTGCTGCATCAGCAGAAGAGCCGCGCCTTCTACCGCATTCAGGCCACACGGCTGATGACAGGTGCAGGCAACGTGCTGCGCAGACACGCTGCGGATGCTGCCCGCAGGCCGGGGGCCAACGATGGTGCCACCGATGATGAGGACGATGGTGCCAGTCGCATCTTCTTTGAGCCTAGTCTCTACCACTGCCTGGAGAACTGCGGGTCAGTGCTGCTGTCGGTGGCTTGCCAGGGCGGTGAGGGCAACAGCACCTTCTATGTGGATTACCGCACCGAGGATGGCTCTGCAAAGGCAGGCTCCGATTATGAGTACAG CGAGGGCACGCTGGTGTTCAAGCCCGGGGAGACGCTCAAGGAGCTGCGCATCGGCATCATCGACGACGATATCTTCGAGGAGGACGAGCACTTCTTCGTGAGGCTGCTGAACCTGCGTGTGGGCGATGCTCAGGGCATGTTCGAGCCCGACGGCGGTGGGCGGCCCAAGGGGCGGCTGGTGGCGCCGCTGCTGGCCACCGTCACCATCCTGGATGACGACCACGCGGGCATCTTCTCCTTCCAGGACCGCCTGCTTCATGTGAGCGAGTGCATGGGCACGGTGGACGTGCGCGTGGTGCGCAGCTCAGGCGCACGTGGCACTGTACGCCTTCCCTACCGCACAGTGGACGGCACGGCCCGTGGCGGTGGTGTGCACTACGAGGATGCTTGTGGAGAGCTGGAGTTCGGCGATGACGAGACCAT GAAAACTCTTCAGGTCAAGATAGTGGACGACGAAGAGTATGAGAAGAAGGACAACTTCTTCATCGAGCTGGGCCAGCCTCAGTGGCTCAAGCGGGGCATCTCAG cTCTGCTACTCAACCAAG gggatggagacaggaagctgactgcagaggaggaagaggcccaGAGGATAGCAGAGATGGGCAAGCCAGTTCTTGGGGAGAACAGTCGCCTCGAGGTCATCATTGAGGAGTCTTATGACTTTAAG AACACGGTGGATAAACTCATAAAGAAAACGAACCTGGCCTTGGTGATTGGGACTCATTCATGGAGGGAGCAGTTTTTAGAGGCAGTTACTGTGAGCGCAG GGGacgaggaggaggatgaggatgggtCTCGTGAGGAGCGGCTGCCATCCTGCTTTGACTACGTGATGCACTTCCTGACGGTGTTCTGGAAAGTTCTGTTCGCCTGCGTTCCACCCACGGAGTACTGCCATGGCTGGGCCTGCTTTGGTGTCAGCATCCTGGTCATTGGTGTGCTCACGGCCCTCATCGGAGACTTGGCCTCACACTTTGGGTGCACCGTGGGCCTCAAGGACTCAGTCAACGCCGTGGTCTTCGTGGCCCTGGGCACCTCCATCCCTG ACACGTTCGCCAGCAAGGTGGCCGCGCTTCAGGACCAGTGCGCTGACGCGTCCATCGGCAACGTGACCGGCTCCAATGCGGTGAACGTGTTCCTGGGCCTGGGTGTGGCCTGGTCGGTGGCCGCCGTGTACTGGGCGGTGCAGGGTCGCCCCTTCGAGGTGCGTGCAGGCACGCTGGCCTTCTCAGTCACACTGTTCACCGTCTTCGCCTTCGTGGGCATCGCAGTGCTCTTGTACCGGCGCCGGCCACACATCGGCGGCGAGCTGGGCGGCCCGCGGGGACCCAAGTTGGCCACCACCGCTCTCTTCCTGGGCCTCTGGTTCCTCTACATTCTCTTCTCCAGCCTGGAGGCTTACTGCCACATCCGGGGCTTCTAG
- the Slc8a2 gene encoding sodium/calcium exchanger 2 isoform X2 yields MGRTKMSRSENWPWLKEGTEQRKTLQVKIVDDEEYEKKDNFFIELGQPQWLKRGISALLLNQGDGDRKLTAEEEEAQRIAEMGKPVLGENSRLEVIIEESYDFKNTVDKLIKKTNLALVIGTHSWREQFLEAVTVSAGDEEEDEDGSREERLPSCFDYVMHFLTVFWKVLFACVPPTEYCHGWACFGVSILVIGVLTALIGDLASHFGCTVGLKDSVNAVVFVALGTSIPDTFASKVAALQDQCADASIGNVTGSNAVNVFLGLGVAWSVAAVYWAVQGRPFEVRAGTLAFSVTLFTVFAFVGIAVLLYRRRPHIGGELGGPRGPKLATTALFLGLWFLYILFSSLEAYCHIRGF; encoded by the exons ATGGGCAGGACCAAGATGAGTAGGTCTGAGAACTGGCCTTGGCTGAAGGAGGGGACAGAGCAAAG GAAAACTCTTCAGGTCAAGATAGTGGACGACGAAGAGTATGAGAAGAAGGACAACTTCTTCATCGAGCTGGGCCAGCCTCAGTGGCTCAAGCGGGGCATCTCAG cTCTGCTACTCAACCAAG gggatggagacaggaagctgactgcagaggaggaagaggcccaGAGGATAGCAGAGATGGGCAAGCCAGTTCTTGGGGAGAACAGTCGCCTCGAGGTCATCATTGAGGAGTCTTATGACTTTAAG AACACGGTGGATAAACTCATAAAGAAAACGAACCTGGCCTTGGTGATTGGGACTCATTCATGGAGGGAGCAGTTTTTAGAGGCAGTTACTGTGAGCGCAG GGGacgaggaggaggatgaggatgggtCTCGTGAGGAGCGGCTGCCATCCTGCTTTGACTACGTGATGCACTTCCTGACGGTGTTCTGGAAAGTTCTGTTCGCCTGCGTTCCACCCACGGAGTACTGCCATGGCTGGGCCTGCTTTGGTGTCAGCATCCTGGTCATTGGTGTGCTCACGGCCCTCATCGGAGACTTGGCCTCACACTTTGGGTGCACCGTGGGCCTCAAGGACTCAGTCAACGCCGTGGTCTTCGTGGCCCTGGGCACCTCCATCCCTG ACACGTTCGCCAGCAAGGTGGCCGCGCTTCAGGACCAGTGCGCTGACGCGTCCATCGGCAACGTGACCGGCTCCAATGCGGTGAACGTGTTCCTGGGCCTGGGTGTGGCCTGGTCGGTGGCCGCCGTGTACTGGGCGGTGCAGGGTCGCCCCTTCGAGGTGCGTGCAGGCACGCTGGCCTTCTCAGTCACACTGTTCACCGTCTTCGCCTTCGTGGGCATCGCAGTGCTCTTGTACCGGCGCCGGCCACACATCGGCGGCGAGCTGGGCGGCCCGCGGGGACCCAAGTTGGCCACCACCGCTCTCTTCCTGGGCCTCTGGTTCCTCTACATTCTCTTCTCCAGCCTGGAGGCTTACTGCCACATCCGGGGCTTCTAG